In Mucilaginibacter boryungensis, a single window of DNA contains:
- the fabF gene encoding beta-ketoacyl-ACP synthase II, translating to MKRVVITGMGVIAPNGNNIADFWTNVVNGRSAARAIIRFDAEKFKTRFASQISDYDPTLHLDRNDIKRGDLYSQYALIAAKQAIEDSGFDLSTMSPFDVGVIFGSAQGGMETFEHQLVEYHASEHQPHFNPFFIPKTLINMASGLISIKYGYMGVNFTTVTACASSNTAMMEAMNYIRWGKAKIIITGGSDAPVTEASIGGYNALKALSTRNDDPTKASRPFDVDRDGFVMGEGSGVLVLEEYEHAKARGAHIYAEVAGAAMTSDAYHITATHPDGLGAIQAMKSALNDAGLNKEDIGFLNAHATSTPVGDQSEARGIHAVYGDSKHLFVSASKSITGHLLGAAGAIEAIVAVKSITDGIIPPTINTTTIDPNIPAGLQIVTGDAIQHPVKAAMSNTFGFGGHNGVVVMKKV from the coding sequence ATGAAACGTGTTGTAATTACAGGCATGGGCGTTATTGCCCCCAACGGAAATAATATTGCCGACTTTTGGACTAACGTGGTAAACGGGCGCAGCGCGGCCCGGGCCATTATCCGCTTTGATGCCGAAAAATTTAAAACACGTTTCGCCTCGCAGATATCCGATTACGATCCTACTTTACACCTCGACCGCAATGATATTAAGCGCGGCGACCTGTACTCGCAATACGCGCTGATAGCCGCTAAGCAAGCTATTGAGGATTCGGGGTTCGATCTAAGCACAATGTCGCCGTTTGATGTGGGGGTGATCTTCGGTTCGGCGCAAGGTGGCATGGAAACCTTTGAACATCAATTGGTAGAATACCATGCATCCGAACATCAGCCGCATTTTAACCCGTTCTTTATTCCTAAAACGCTCATCAATATGGCATCGGGCCTTATTTCCATCAAGTATGGTTATATGGGGGTTAACTTTACTACCGTTACTGCCTGTGCCAGTTCAAATACAGCCATGATGGAAGCCATGAATTACATCCGCTGGGGCAAAGCGAAGATCATCATTACCGGCGGTTCCGACGCACCGGTTACCGAGGCTTCTATCGGCGGTTATAATGCATTAAAAGCGCTTTCAACGCGTAATGATGACCCTACAAAAGCATCCCGACCCTTTGATGTTGACCGCGATGGCTTTGTAATGGGTGAAGGTTCGGGGGTATTAGTATTGGAAGAATACGAGCATGCCAAAGCCCGTGGCGCACATATCTATGCCGAAGTTGCTGGGGCCGCCATGACCTCGGACGCTTATCATATCACGGCTACACACCCCGATGGCTTGGGCGCTATCCAGGCTATGAAATCGGCCCTGAATGATGCCGGTTTGAATAAAGAAGATATCGGTTTCCTGAATGCGCACGCCACGTCAACCCCCGTCGGCGACCAAAGCGAGGCCCGCGGTATCCACGCTGTTTATGGCGATAGCAAACATTTATTTGTAAGCGCAAGCAAATCAATTACAGGGCATTTGCTGGGCGCGGCCGGCGCAATCGAGGCTATTGTGGCCGTAAAGTCCATTACCGATGGCATTATCCCGCCGACGATCAATACAACCACCATTGACCCGAACATTCCCGCCGGGCTGCAAATTGTAACCGGTGATGCCATACAACACCCGGTAAAAGCAGCCATGAGTAACACCTTTGGTTTTGGCGGTCACAACGGTGTAGTAGTGATGAAGAAGGTGTAA